The Triticum urartu cultivar G1812 chromosome 6, Tu2.1, whole genome shotgun sequence genome includes the window GCTCCCACTGTAGCCGCGTGCGCGTGGCCGTGGCGCCGGAGTGGCGGAGGAGGGGTAGGGAGGTGCTCGCCGCGGCGGCCTCGACGGGCAACTACGTGGTGCCACCTTCCTCCAAGATCGGCCGCCTCGTGCTGCGGCTGCTGGCAGTGGCGCAGCGAGTCTCCCACCTCACCACCACCGCTGCTTGCCGTCCGTCCCTCCTTCCGTCCATGGCGGCGGTGACCTCCGGCTTCAGCAGGCTCAGCGCGGCGGCGGGCAACAACGACGGCGACGTCGGCCTCCAAGACCCCATCCCGGCCTCTGTTGGAATATGTAGGTACCCACTCCTTCCCCTTCCCCTTCACTTGCTGCCCGCTCTCTTCAAATCTGTTTCTGCATCCTCTGTTAGAACTTGTTTGCTCTCTGTTTGTTGGAGATGTGCTAGTCTGTATGAATGTAAAATTGGTACGTAGCTCAAAATGAAACTTGCAAATGGTTCAATACATTTACATGCAGCACCGGGATGGCATGGTTGAACGCAAAAAGCAAATGCCATGACTGATGAAACTGAAAAATTAAACACTTTTTTCCTCGTCATGGGTGAAAACCATGTGACTGCTTGCACGATGCATCAAACGTAGTATCTGAAACAAGATTATCCTCCTCCTCCTGCCTGCCTGCATGCCTGCAAGTGGACGTTTTGTAATGGCACTGCATGCCATCTCAGACGGTTGGCGCTGGCGGCGAGGTTAAATATTCTTCTTGTAATTGGCCCGAGAGCAGATCTGGGGCTGTACACGACCATTGTATATTGTAAACATCCGGCTAAAATGTATTTCAGTACATTTTAGAGTGGAAGAGAAGATAATTGGGGCGTAAGATTCAATAGAAAATATGCTGAATCCAAGTGCATGGAACATTGATGTTACTCCTAAGAGGAAACAAATGATGCAATGGATTCACTGCACAACTTGTGAATAAGTGCCATCAACTGGGTGCTGATGCTGATGGCAAGGCATTGGTAACAAGCTTGTAAATGTCAAGGCCGTGAACCCCATGTTATGACTGACGAAAAT containing:
- the LOC125517216 gene encoding uncharacterized protein LOC125517216 isoform X2; this encodes MEATAAASIVRTLASSPLPRGSHCSRVRVAVAPEWRRRGREVLAAAASTGNYVVPPSSKIGRLVLRLLAVAQRVSHLTTTAACRPSLLPSMAAVTSGFSRLSAAAGNNDGDVGLQDPIPASVGICRYHANRMLSFYAPDLCGNRWSISTTICTRSRAHQFMLEPLRR
- the LOC125517216 gene encoding uncharacterized protein LOC125517216 isoform X1, which encodes MEATAAASIVRTLASSPLPRGSHCSRVRVAVAPEWRRRGREVLAAAASTGNYVVPPSSKIGRLVLRLLAVAQRVSHLTTTAACRPSLLPSMAAVTSGFSRLSAAAGNNDGDVGLQDPIPASVGICRYHANRMLSFYAPDLCGNRWSISTTICTRSRAHQFMLEPLRRVLVATVVDVSYTTFFL
- the LOC125517216 gene encoding uncharacterized protein LOC125517216 isoform X3, yielding MEATAAASIVRTLASSPLPRGSHCSRVRVAVAPEWRRRGREVLAAAASTGNYVVPPSSKIGRLVLRLLAVAQRVSHLTTTAACRPSLLPSMAAVTSGFSRLSAAAGNNDGDVGLQDPIPASVGICTMPTGCSASTPPICAATGGQSAQRYVQEAERISSCSSP